The following are from one region of the Marinomonas sp. CT5 genome:
- a CDS encoding LysR family transcriptional regulator has translation MEYDLNAVRQFIKVAENLSFTVAAQQLDVTQSGISRAVNRLESQLGLRLLHRNTRNLKLTADGELFLERVQPLVCGLEEAHQELLEYGLEPIGRLKVSAPSAFGRAVVMPIVAKLLDEYPQLTIELVLTDRIVDLVGEGFDAVIRSGNIQDSRVIARPLKAAGWVTVASPKYLNTYGFPKTLEELPAHNCMQVRNPVTGQLFPWTFRNNERDTDFPIRGSLVVDHGDPLIEAALLSIGMAQLMTFFVEGYLKDGLLTPVLNEYARSSTPLTLLYPSARHRSAKLMMFRDALLEHWGGQE, from the coding sequence ATGGAATACGATCTTAATGCTGTAAGGCAGTTTATTAAAGTAGCTGAAAATCTGAGTTTTACTGTTGCAGCTCAACAATTAGATGTGACTCAATCTGGTATCTCTAGAGCAGTAAATCGATTGGAATCCCAGCTAGGTCTTCGCCTATTGCACCGTAATACGCGTAATTTAAAGTTGACGGCAGATGGCGAGTTATTTTTAGAGCGTGTACAGCCGTTGGTTTGTGGCCTTGAGGAGGCGCATCAAGAGTTGCTGGAATATGGGCTTGAACCTATAGGTCGCTTAAAAGTTAGTGCTCCATCAGCTTTTGGTCGGGCTGTTGTTATGCCTATTGTTGCTAAATTATTGGATGAGTACCCGCAGCTGACCATAGAGTTGGTGTTAACTGATCGAATAGTTGATCTGGTAGGAGAAGGGTTTGATGCTGTCATTCGTAGCGGAAATATTCAGGATAGTAGAGTGATTGCGCGGCCCCTTAAAGCTGCTGGCTGGGTGACAGTTGCATCACCAAAATACCTTAATACTTATGGCTTTCCAAAGACGTTAGAGGAATTGCCTGCACATAATTGTATGCAAGTTAGAAATCCAGTTACTGGTCAATTATTTCCTTGGACATTTCGGAATAATGAGAGGGATACAGACTTTCCCATTAGAGGAAGCTTAGTTGTTGATCATGGAGACCCTTTAATAGAAGCTGCGTTATTAAGTATTGGTATGGCGCAATTGATGACCTTTTTTGTAGAAGGTTATTTGAAGGACGGGTTGTTGACGCCAGTTTTAAATGAATATGCTCGATCATCGACGCCTTTGACACTTCTCTATCCATCCGCTCGACATCGATCAGCCAAGTTAATGATGTTTCGTGATGCGTTGCTTGAGCACTGGGGTGGGCAAGAATAA
- a CDS encoding MFS transporter, which translates to MRTPLPISVYMLSFGIFIMISCELQVLGMIEQLAATLTISIAQAGYLVSIFAASMAIGGPILAILVSRLAVKNTLMMLYIIFILGELLGGLSNTFSQLVIARSITGMVSGAFFGVSIGLAARLVNSDSKLKAISTVLAGIMLGTIIGLPLAKVVSEYSNWQTSFFLVVGLASISALLTYLTLPNLPPEPPQPLKKELGAVFDARLWWVFCTSFCIIGAVYAPFSYIVPILNETSRISQNSITLILFVYGGIMLIGNNLVAKMAAKNTRKTLVIGISFLIINLCMFAFFNDYHWLAITCTLLLGLCGVSLNPAMVSRLMELPQGGRAFINTLHASMITLGIMFGSFTAGTALSFGYPLTMTIWLGAAIAFFGLLILKFSPINTETLSK; encoded by the coding sequence ATGCGAACACCACTACCCATTAGTGTTTATATGCTGAGTTTTGGCATTTTCATTATGATCAGTTGCGAACTACAAGTATTAGGGATGATAGAACAGCTAGCGGCAACGTTGACAATCAGCATAGCTCAGGCAGGATATTTAGTCTCTATTTTTGCTGCTAGTATGGCCATTGGCGGCCCTATATTGGCCATATTAGTTTCTAGATTAGCCGTTAAAAATACCTTGATGATGCTCTATATCATTTTTATTTTAGGCGAGTTACTTGGCGGCCTTTCGAATACTTTTAGCCAACTAGTTATCGCTCGATCTATAACAGGCATGGTTTCAGGTGCGTTTTTTGGCGTTTCTATTGGTTTAGCAGCTCGACTTGTCAATTCAGATAGCAAACTGAAAGCTATATCAACGGTACTAGCAGGCATTATGCTTGGCACCATCATAGGCTTGCCGCTGGCTAAAGTCGTGTCTGAATACAGCAACTGGCAAACCAGTTTTTTCCTTGTTGTTGGTCTGGCAAGTATCAGTGCTTTATTGACATACTTGACCCTACCCAATCTTCCTCCTGAACCACCACAACCTCTTAAAAAAGAATTAGGTGCTGTCTTTGATGCTCGTCTTTGGTGGGTGTTTTGCACCAGTTTTTGTATCATTGGTGCCGTATACGCTCCTTTTAGCTATATCGTCCCTATTCTCAATGAAACATCTAGAATATCTCAAAACAGCATCACATTAATTCTCTTTGTATACGGTGGAATTATGCTCATCGGAAACAATTTGGTTGCTAAAATGGCAGCTAAAAATACAAGAAAAACGCTCGTGATAGGTATTAGTTTTCTAATTATCAATCTGTGTATGTTTGCCTTTTTCAATGATTATCATTGGCTAGCAATAACCTGCACATTGCTACTCGGATTATGTGGCGTAAGCCTAAACCCTGCTATGGTCAGTCGATTAATGGAATTACCTCAAGGTGGTCGTGCATTTATCAACACACTGCATGCCTCAATGATAACTTTAGGTATTATGTTTGGTAGCTTTACAGCAGGAACAGCATTATCGTTCGGCTATCCACTAACAATGACCATTTGGCTAGGTGCTGCTATCGCTTTCTTCGGTTTATTGATTTTAAAATTTAGCCCAATAAACACAGAGACACTTTCCAAATAA
- a CDS encoding GGDEF domain-containing protein, with amino-acid sequence MYKYYLKKVLEWLLGNKDNPFEYTHHAILLVGMMLYIYAAIANYYLELAGIYSIYFQLVLALLIFVIWYLSRWRNQFKKMRIAFIAIILLVSIPANWIGNAGSNGPTYFVDLGLLIYISVSFKDLGIYRRIGQFFCIIIPIPLILIEKKYPDIIFQYATETQKQIDLTITFIIIGLFLIAMMESLSTRFKLERNKAEQLSKKLRDLSERDSLTELYNRRILDKQYSLWKTQDRIFSLALLDLDHFKKQNDQWGHNYGDDILRTFSSLLKDIAIDNKGFAIRLGGEEFVLLLPLSADDSYQIIRQAADIFSKTPLIHGAVTFSAGIAQSTPNDNQGELLKRADNLMYQAKSKGRNCICK; translated from the coding sequence ATGTACAAATACTATTTGAAGAAAGTATTAGAATGGTTACTTGGGAATAAAGACAATCCATTTGAGTACACACATCACGCAATATTACTTGTGGGTATGATGTTGTATATCTACGCCGCTATAGCGAACTACTATCTCGAACTAGCTGGCATATACAGCATCTACTTTCAGCTTGTTTTAGCTCTTTTAATTTTTGTCATTTGGTATCTATCTCGCTGGCGAAACCAATTCAAAAAGATGAGAATTGCATTCATCGCTATTATTTTGTTGGTATCAATACCCGCAAACTGGATAGGCAATGCAGGATCAAATGGCCCTACCTATTTTGTTGATCTTGGCTTACTTATTTACATCTCTGTTTCATTCAAAGACCTTGGAATCTATCGTCGTATCGGGCAATTTTTTTGCATCATCATTCCTATCCCATTAATTCTAATTGAAAAGAAATACCCCGATATTATTTTTCAATATGCCACAGAAACACAGAAACAAATTGATCTAACAATTACCTTCATCATTATTGGTCTTTTTTTGATCGCCATGATGGAAAGCTTATCCACCAGATTCAAACTAGAAAGAAATAAAGCAGAGCAACTATCCAAGAAATTACGCGACTTATCAGAAAGAGATTCTCTTACTGAACTATATAATCGCAGAATATTAGATAAGCAATATTCATTATGGAAAACACAAGACCGAATTTTCAGCTTAGCCTTATTGGATTTAGATCATTTTAAAAAACAAAATGACCAATGGGGGCACAATTATGGAGATGATATCTTGCGAACTTTTTCATCGTTATTAAAGGATATCGCGATAGATAATAAAGGTTTCGCTATTAGACTTGGCGGGGAAGAGTTCGTTCTTCTGCTTCCTCTATCGGCTGATGATTCCTATCAAATAATTCGTCAAGCTGCAGATATATTTAGCAAAACGCCTTTAATACATGGAGCAGTTACATTTAGTGCCGGCATAGCTCAGAGCACACCCAATGACAACCAAGGTGAGCTATTAAAACGTGCTGATAACTTAATGTATCAGGCTAAGAGCAAAGGTCGTAACTGTATTTGCAAATAA
- a CDS encoding CLCA_X family protein translates to MPSNQDSINFVIIRRQFDFRGIEMGRWVTPEERDRAAVNFQQALEDLMSVLHGPELLISLRGTLGLQYGKGGRPGVAAHYVPATRQLSLAKNAGAGSLAHEWFHAFDHYMGEKMFQHVSSSRFASECWLNSAEIKLSRNQSPHPLSLLLIECFKSIMLNERGDEPSDMFQVSRLTDQKLKVVYYSKPEEMAARAFEAFVEDTKPTSTFLVKGSRFSDEAKLGLYPQGEQRLRIKQAFHNYFSLLGYYLT, encoded by the coding sequence ATGCCTTCGAATCAAGACAGCATCAATTTTGTTATTATACGTCGGCAATTTGATTTTCGTGGTATAGAAATGGGAAGGTGGGTTACGCCAGAGGAAAGAGACCGAGCAGCGGTTAATTTCCAACAGGCATTAGAGGATTTAATGTCTGTATTGCATGGTCCGGAGTTACTGATTTCACTTAGAGGTACTCTTGGTCTTCAATATGGAAAAGGTGGGCGACCTGGCGTTGCTGCTCACTATGTTCCTGCGACAAGGCAGTTGTCTTTAGCTAAAAATGCTGGTGCTGGTAGTCTTGCTCATGAATGGTTCCATGCATTTGATCATTATATGGGTGAAAAGATGTTCCAACATGTCTCTTCTTCCCGGTTTGCTTCTGAATGTTGGTTGAATAGTGCTGAAATAAAATTATCTCGTAACCAATCTCCCCATCCATTGAGCTTGTTGTTAATCGAATGTTTCAAATCCATTATGCTAAATGAGCGAGGAGATGAGCCAAGCGATATGTTTCAAGTTTCTCGTTTGACTGATCAAAAACTTAAAGTCGTCTATTACTCCAAACCAGAAGAGATGGCTGCAAGAGCCTTTGAAGCTTTCGTTGAAGACACAAAGCCTACTAGTACTTTTTTAGTAAAAGGAAGCCGCTTTTCTGATGAAGCCAAATTGGGTCTTTACCCTCAAGGCGAACAACGACTCAGGATCAAACAAGCTTTCCATAATTATTTTAGTTTGCTGGGTTACTACTTAACCTGA
- a CDS encoding DJ-1/PfpI family protein, translated as MMKISILTFDGFNELDSFIALGILNRVKNKGWKVSIACPTKQIKSMNGVVIERQASFESLSTADAVIIGSGIKTREVAADASIMAQIQLDPSRQVIGAQCSGALVLAKLGLLDDVPACTDITTLPWVKEAGVEVLNQAFFAKGNIATAGGCLASHYLAAWVIAKLDSIKEAQDAIDYVAPVGEKEEYVCHVMQHISPYL; from the coding sequence ATGATGAAGATATCCATCTTAACTTTCGATGGCTTTAATGAGTTGGACTCATTTATCGCGCTTGGTATTTTGAACAGAGTAAAAAATAAAGGCTGGAAGGTATCTATTGCCTGTCCAACTAAACAAATTAAGTCGATGAATGGTGTTGTGATTGAGAGGCAGGCTTCGTTTGAAAGTTTATCCACTGCCGATGCTGTCATCATAGGGAGTGGGATAAAAACAAGAGAAGTGGCCGCTGACGCATCTATTATGGCGCAAATACAACTTGACCCAAGTCGTCAGGTCATTGGGGCCCAATGTTCTGGCGCTTTAGTGTTAGCTAAGCTGGGATTATTGGACGATGTTCCTGCTTGTACCGATATAACAACCTTACCATGGGTAAAAGAGGCTGGCGTTGAAGTGCTAAATCAAGCTTTTTTTGCCAAGGGAAATATAGCTACTGCTGGTGGCTGCTTGGCTTCACATTATCTTGCTGCTTGGGTTATTGCTAAGTTAGACAGTATTAAAGAAGCACAAGATGCCATTGACTATGTTGCTCCTGTCGGAGAAAAAGAAGAATATGTATGTCATGTTATGCAACATATTTCCCCGTATTTATAG
- a CDS encoding PLP-dependent aminotransferase family protein → MPKARYKVLVDRIAADIRSGKLQPGVRLPTHRELAKRERLALVTASRIYTELEKMGLVIGETGRGTFVRDSAVPFGHGVDQSLVQNNTLDLNFNYPTLPKQTEIFRKALRQLALTGDLEALLRYQPHAGRPHERAIIANYLLSRGLIVNAEQVLIVSGAQHGLSCILMSQFTPGDVVAVDAITYSGLKVLAEAYHIELVAIPVTKNGPNLDALIEICKTRKVRAVYSMPTLHNPMGWVMNKKWREQLASIAKHYNLLIIEDAAYAYLADNPPPPMAALSPENTMYVSGFSKNVATGLRMGFIIAPEKYVSKIERSIRVTTWNTPSLITALVCNWILDGTVEELENEKRRDAKQRQAIAKSILKEFSYISHPSSYFLWLPLPEEMRADKVVAALNQQHISVSTAEPFSTSGSTPHALRIALGSVSLSELKVALEKIKQTTLLG, encoded by the coding sequence ATGCCGAAAGCTCGATACAAAGTTCTAGTTGACCGTATTGCAGCGGATATTCGCTCAGGGAAACTTCAGCCAGGTGTACGACTACCCACCCACAGAGAGCTAGCGAAGCGAGAAAGATTAGCTCTTGTCACTGCTTCTCGTATCTACACTGAACTTGAAAAAATGGGTTTAGTAATTGGCGAAACGGGACGTGGTACTTTCGTAAGAGACAGCGCAGTGCCTTTTGGTCATGGAGTTGATCAATCTCTTGTTCAGAATAATACGTTAGACCTTAACTTCAATTATCCGACACTACCCAAACAAACAGAGATATTCAGAAAAGCACTTCGCCAACTGGCTTTAACAGGCGATTTAGAGGCATTGCTACGCTATCAACCACATGCAGGAAGGCCCCATGAAAGAGCCATCATTGCAAATTATCTTTTATCACGTGGGCTTATTGTAAATGCAGAGCAAGTATTGATTGTTAGCGGAGCACAACACGGCTTATCTTGTATTCTAATGTCACAATTCACTCCTGGTGATGTCGTGGCCGTTGATGCAATCACCTATTCTGGTTTAAAAGTGTTGGCAGAAGCCTATCACATTGAGTTAGTTGCCATTCCAGTAACAAAAAATGGTCCGAACTTAGATGCTTTAATTGAGATTTGCAAAACAAGAAAAGTACGAGCCGTTTACTCAATGCCCACACTGCACAACCCCATGGGTTGGGTAATGAATAAAAAATGGAGGGAGCAACTTGCCTCTATTGCCAAGCACTATAATCTACTGATCATAGAAGACGCTGCCTATGCTTATTTGGCAGACAATCCCCCTCCTCCCATGGCCGCATTGTCCCCTGAAAACACAATGTACGTTTCTGGTTTCTCGAAAAACGTCGCGACGGGGTTGCGTATGGGCTTTATTATTGCTCCTGAAAAATATGTATCAAAAATAGAGCGAAGTATTCGTGTGACAACTTGGAATACCCCTTCACTCATCACGGCTTTAGTTTGCAATTGGATTCTGGATGGTACGGTTGAAGAACTCGAAAATGAAAAACGCCGTGATGCAAAACAAAGACAAGCCATTGCCAAGAGCATACTAAAAGAATTTTCTTATATCAGTCACCCATCTTCCTACTTTTTATGGCTACCTTTGCCCGAAGAAATGAGAGCAGATAAAGTAGTGGCAGCATTAAATCAGCAACATATTTCCGTATCGACAGCCGAGCCTTTTAGTACATCAGGAAGCACACCTCATGCTTTACGAATTGCGCTCGGCTCAGTTAGCTTATCTGAACTTAAAGTGGCTCTTGAAAAAATAAAGCAGACCACCCTTCTTGGGTAA
- a CDS encoding alkaline phosphatase PhoX, with translation MTHSVDSNRRRMLGFMAGAPLLPLAGGMFSSAAFAGMTETPLSSVSFVPMAAPSLSNPAAMSTNLINSAMQLKFEDGTSRMVKLDYQPFFMTGDKLPDGNGNTVIAGGYYDINNKPILDPTAGNRQFFSDCPDGSSLLTVKDAKVAGVYGNHVFAVVQFEYTSRDGAGDNMYGKLPSPIAILTLDQNPETGELKLVKYHNVDTSGVGGLWITCGASLSPWGTHLSSEEYEPDSSKIDDKQFKAYCKNLFGDENKGTPYNYGHLPEVTVNKDGTGSIKKHYCMGRLSHELVQVMPDERTVIMGDDATNSGLFMFIADKARDLSSGTLYVAKWHQTSNKGPGAGNISWIKLGRANSDEIKRLVDAGIKSTDIMEIHTEDPKDPSFTKIGYSGKFNWVKLIPGMEKEAAFLETHRYAALVGGSLGFTKMEGTTVNIKDKKAYSAMSYIYKTMTNGSTDIHVEGPKAGAVYEHKLAGGQKDHNGEAIDSEWVSVHMHAPANLIGEDLITPDALGNTAHADRIANPDNIKFSEKLRTLFIGEDSGNHVNNFLWAYNVDSGELSRIMSCPAGAESTGLHAVDEINGWTYIMSNIQHAGDWDNKLHAKVKDTLDPYIRANYKDRYGAAVGYITGVPKI, from the coding sequence ATGACCCACTCTGTCGACTCAAATCGCCGCCGTATGCTCGGTTTTATGGCTGGTGCACCATTACTGCCGCTTGCAGGCGGGATGTTTAGCTCTGCTGCTTTTGCAGGAATGACTGAGACTCCTCTTTCTTCTGTTAGCTTTGTTCCTATGGCGGCTCCATCACTAAGTAATCCAGCCGCTATGTCAACCAATCTTATTAATTCAGCAATGCAATTAAAATTTGAAGATGGTACAAGCCGAATGGTGAAACTGGATTATCAACCATTCTTTATGACAGGTGACAAACTTCCCGATGGTAATGGCAACACTGTTATTGCTGGTGGCTATTACGACATTAATAACAAGCCAATTCTTGACCCTACTGCTGGGAATCGCCAATTTTTCTCCGACTGCCCAGATGGCTCTAGCTTACTAACAGTGAAAGACGCAAAAGTGGCTGGTGTTTATGGCAATCACGTTTTTGCCGTAGTGCAATTTGAATACACTTCCCGTGATGGTGCTGGCGACAACATGTACGGCAAGCTACCTTCTCCTATTGCTATTTTGACACTCGACCAAAACCCTGAAACGGGTGAACTGAAGCTGGTTAAATACCATAACGTTGATACTTCAGGGGTTGGCGGTCTATGGATTACCTGTGGTGCCAGTTTATCTCCATGGGGAACTCACCTTTCCAGTGAAGAATACGAGCCAGATTCATCTAAAATAGATGACAAGCAGTTTAAAGCATACTGCAAAAATTTATTCGGTGATGAAAACAAAGGCACCCCATATAATTATGGTCATTTACCTGAAGTAACGGTAAACAAAGACGGAACAGGGTCTATCAAGAAACATTATTGCATGGGACGGTTATCTCACGAGCTTGTTCAAGTGATGCCTGATGAGCGCACTGTGATCATGGGGGACGACGCGACAAACAGTGGTTTATTTATGTTCATCGCGGACAAAGCTCGAGACCTTTCTTCTGGCACTCTTTATGTGGCCAAGTGGCATCAAACCTCTAACAAAGGACCTGGAGCAGGCAATATCTCTTGGATCAAACTGGGCCGAGCAAATAGCGATGAAATTAAACGCTTAGTAGATGCAGGCATTAAATCGACTGACATTATGGAAATACATACTGAAGACCCGAAAGATCCGAGCTTCACAAAAATTGGATATAGTGGAAAATTTAATTGGGTAAAACTAATACCTGGTATGGAAAAAGAGGCCGCATTTTTAGAAACTCATCGCTATGCCGCTTTAGTCGGAGGTTCTTTGGGCTTTACTAAAATGGAAGGGACCACAGTCAATATTAAAGACAAAAAAGCCTACTCTGCCATGTCTTATATCTACAAAACCATGACAAATGGTAGTACGGATATTCATGTAGAAGGGCCTAAAGCAGGTGCCGTATACGAGCACAAATTAGCAGGCGGCCAGAAAGATCATAACGGAGAAGCAATTGATAGTGAGTGGGTATCTGTTCACATGCATGCGCCTGCTAATTTAATTGGTGAAGACTTAATTACACCTGATGCACTTGGTAATACAGCTCATGCCGATCGTATTGCCAACCCTGACAACATCAAATTTTCTGAAAAACTGCGCACCCTGTTCATTGGTGAAGACAGTGGAAACCATGTAAACAACTTTCTCTGGGCTTATAATGTCGACAGCGGCGAGCTATCACGCATTATGTCATGCCCTGCTGGCGCGGAATCTACGGGGTTACACGCAGTAGATGAAATTAATGGCTGGACTTACATTATGAGTAATATCCAGCATGCTGGCGATTGGGATAATAAACTTCATGCGAAAGTAAAAGATACGCTAGATCCATATATTCGCGCTAACTACAAGGACCGTTACGGTGCGGCCGTTGGCTACATCACAGGGGTTCCTAAAATTTAA
- a CDS encoding methyl-accepting chemotaxis protein gives MKKFLENRMIGTKLGLGFGSVLLLALIVGVVGISGVNTLLSRADKVHLSNDLDDSVVEIQRAREQFVASGSAKDKAELIRRLSVLDNFLKEGQDLYSGADVKKLVKQTEQDLLEYKKALTILTGALANWKAIDDDANKLLLSIFNLYDQTIQQLRKQNDIEDMNTALDVSNKWYALTTEINNYVTKKEKIPTELVTTRFQEVIDETKSLKLSNDPKNYKQRILILLKEYEELGKRNPAINAELVKAQENLMTLALSMNTKIDSITALQEQKSQMDGKRVSNVLITVTILAILIGIFFALLIRHLIVKPMNTVMTIVEKISDGDLTQTLKTDRQDELGQLYNRIGNMSRTLNTLISEVITGVLNLSSTSEQLEAISKQGQTMMQSQKDETDQVATAINEMSSTVSEVARNAETAAEATTKTDNIVNQGNQKVTDSATSIESLANDLNETSKAMEQLKARTDNVGNVLEVIKAVAEQTNLLALNAAIEAARAGEAGRGFAVVADEVRGLASRTQSSAKEIEDLIVELQNGAQESLEKMLNSRDLSTKNAEQAKEISSIFANISEQVGYVEDMNNQIATAAEEQSQVSEEINRSVENVRQLADKTAEGSMETVSAVSNLRALSNQLKSLTNRFKI, from the coding sequence ATGAAAAAATTTCTCGAAAACAGAATGATAGGAACAAAACTTGGATTGGGCTTTGGTTCTGTCTTATTACTTGCCCTTATTGTAGGCGTAGTGGGTATTTCAGGAGTAAATACACTTTTAAGCAGAGCCGATAAAGTTCACCTTTCTAATGATCTAGACGACTCAGTTGTTGAAATTCAAAGAGCTAGAGAACAATTTGTTGCATCAGGTTCTGCAAAAGACAAAGCGGAATTAATTCGCCGCTTAAGCGTACTCGATAATTTCTTAAAGGAAGGACAGGATTTATATAGCGGTGCAGATGTTAAAAAATTAGTAAAGCAAACTGAACAAGATCTCTTAGAGTATAAAAAAGCACTTACCATTCTTACAGGAGCCTTAGCTAATTGGAAAGCCATTGACGATGATGCCAATAAGTTACTTCTAAGTATATTCAATCTATATGATCAGACCATTCAACAACTCCGAAAGCAAAATGATATTGAAGACATGAATACCGCTTTGGACGTTTCTAATAAATGGTATGCACTCACAACTGAGATCAATAATTACGTTACCAAAAAAGAAAAGATACCAACAGAGCTCGTGACAACACGATTTCAGGAGGTTATTGACGAAACAAAAAGCCTTAAGCTTTCAAATGACCCAAAAAACTACAAACAAAGGATTCTTATCTTATTAAAAGAGTATGAAGAACTTGGAAAAAGAAATCCTGCTATTAATGCTGAGCTAGTAAAAGCACAAGAAAACCTGATGACTTTGGCGTTAAGCATGAACACAAAAATTGATTCCATTACCGCCCTGCAAGAGCAAAAAAGCCAAATGGATGGTAAACGAGTCTCTAATGTTCTGATTACAGTGACTATCCTTGCCATTTTGATTGGTATTTTCTTTGCTTTGCTCATTCGACATCTGATAGTAAAACCAATGAATACGGTTATGACAATCGTTGAAAAAATTTCCGATGGCGATTTGACTCAGACATTGAAAACTGACCGTCAAGATGAGCTAGGCCAACTCTATAATAGAATTGGCAATATGAGCCGCACTCTAAATACACTTATCTCTGAAGTTATTACTGGTGTTCTAAACCTAAGCTCGACAAGTGAGCAATTAGAAGCCATATCAAAACAAGGCCAGACCATGATGCAGTCCCAAAAAGACGAGACTGATCAAGTTGCGACGGCTATCAACGAAATGTCATCCACCGTTTCTGAAGTCGCACGTAATGCAGAAACCGCTGCGGAAGCCACAACAAAAACAGACAATATAGTCAACCAAGGTAATCAGAAAGTAACTGATTCAGCAACATCTATCGAATCTCTCGCCAACGACTTAAACGAAACCAGCAAAGCCATGGAACAGCTAAAAGCTCGTACAGATAATGTCGGTAACGTACTGGAAGTCATTAAAGCCGTTGCAGAGCAAACTAACTTACTAGCCCTCAATGCAGCAATTGAGGCCGCGCGAGCGGGTGAAGCAGGACGTGGTTTTGCCGTAGTAGCGGATGAAGTGCGTGGACTTGCGAGTAGAACCCAAAGTTCTGCCAAAGAAATAGAAGATTTAATTGTTGAATTACAAAACGGCGCCCAAGAATCCCTTGAAAAAATGCTCAACAGTCGAGACTTATCGACTAAAAATGCTGAACAAGCAAAAGAGATATCATCCATTTTCGCAAACATAAGCGAACAGGTTGGTTATGTTGAAGATATGAATAATCAAATTGCGACGGCGGCGGAAGAGCAATCTCAAGTATCGGAAGAAATTAATCGCAGTGTTGAAAATGTTAGACAATTAGCAGATAAAACCGCAGAGGGCTCTATGGAAACCGTTAGTGCCGTCAGTAACTTAAGAGCATTAAGCAATCAACTAAAATCACTAACAAATCGATTCAAAATTTAG